The proteins below come from a single Drosophila kikkawai strain 14028-0561.14 chromosome 3R, DkikHiC1v2, whole genome shotgun sequence genomic window:
- the Irc gene encoding salivary peroxidase/catechol oxidase: MAGDKCICLLALIIGASILPSICDATSFNFPNPRTDIRNEARSYLNGITSAKWLEFVNSGLDSVNRQKRLEENLLRSEITVQNGTISHIQLLDTLPNRASKEDSEIALKILKSSLYVYNSQCLSHGIDGDECRNYLENIPLPVGSSLREECQNLLSGNREGHHAFRRLLEPHYRNGFHEMFPETGRSVSQPPAWSISKALYEPDTIQKAKDLISEEKSHLNLGLAQWAQFVEHDLSKPVSQSMSTGAPIECCSRDQNNLQPRHRHPACAPILYQPSGKYDVPSCLNYVRSALAVADCNFGGAEQLNQATASLDLSQLYGFTSAAEEKMRLFRGGLLKSTPIGQRHHVLLPMTRDTQDLGHSFCAWGATGNATCFAAGDSRVNSSPFSILIYTIFMRNHNRLARELSDRKSGWSDEQLFQAAKAVNVDVYRRVVIDEWLPEVLGKKLADEARSRSDRAQEISNEFGVAAIRFYFSMLPNELHNLVKDNDLDDNNLPTTNLFELKEEIYKPRLQYTTQKLNEILESLLNQRTMKMDASYAGDVVWHKDTKPTHADILAFDIQRGRDHGLQPYHKYFEICSLRRPVTSWKDFEGFIPNDVLEKLKTIYSSWTDIDLIVGGISERPVSGAIGRTFSCILGEQFWNVHQQHRQQSDHKHDSLLNEYRHFNGSKLLCLNSDVRAVPQNIFQLPSASNQLVACDDVV, encoded by the exons ATGGCTGGAGACAAGTGCATCTGCCTGCTGGCTCTTATAATAGGAGCATCGATACTGCCCTCCATCTGCGATGCTACCAGTTTTAATTTCCCAAATC caaGAACTGATATAAGAAATGAAGCCAGATCGTACTTAAACGGAATTACTTCTGCGAAATGGTTGGAATTTGTCAACTCCGGACTTGATTCCGTAAACAGACAAAAAAg aCTAGAGGAAAATCTCTTAAGATCTGAGATTACTGTCCAGAATGGCACCATTTCCCATATCCAACTTCTGGACACTTTGCCCAATAGAGCTTCCAAGGAGGACAGCGAAATagctcttaaaatattaaagtctAGCTTGTACGTGTACAACAGTCAATGTTTGAGCCATGGCATCGACGGAGATGAGTGTCGGAATTATCTGGAAAATATACCCTTGCCTGTGGGGAGCAGTCTGCGAGAGGAGTGCCAGAACTTGCTGTCTGGAAACAGAGAGGGTCACCATGCTTTCCGGCGCTTACTGGAGCCCCATTATAGAAACGGCTTCCATGAG ATGTTTCCAGAAACCGGTCGCTCTGTCAGCCAGCCGCCCGCCTGGTCCATTAGCAAGGCTCTCTACGAACCGGATACCATCCAGAAAGCCAAAGATCTAATCTCCGAGGAGAAATCTCATTTAAATCTGGGTCTGGCTCAGTGGGCTCAGTTTGTGGAGCACGATCTCAGCAAGCCCGTTTCACAATCGATGA GCACCGGAGCTCCCATCGAGTGCTGCAGCCGTGACCAAAATAACCTTCAGCCccgccaccgccacccggCATGTGCTCCAATTCTGTACCAGCCCAGTGGGAAATACGACGTGCCCAGCTGCCTCAACTATGTGCGAAGTGCGCTGGCCGTGGCCGATTGCAATTTCGGAGGTGCCGAGCAG CTCAACCAGGCCACTGCCTCCTTGGACCTTTCCCAACTCTATGGCTTCACTTCGGCTGCGGAGGAGAAAATGAGATTGTTTAGGGGTGGTCTGTTAAAGTCCACACCCATTGGCCAGCGCCATCATGTCCTGCTGCCCATGACTAGGGATACCCAGGACCTGGGACACTCCTTCTGCGCTTGGGGAGCCACTGGCAATGCCACCTGTTTTGCAGCCGGCGATTCCCGGGTGAACAGCAGTCCCTTCTCCATACTGATCTACACGATCTTCATGCGCAACCACAACCGCCTGGCCAGAGAGCTAAGTGACAGGAAATCCGGCTGGAGCGATGAGCAGCTGTTCCAGGCGGCCAAGGCGGTGAATGTGGATGTGTATCGCCGAGTGGTCATAGACGAGTGGCTGCCAGAGGTTCTGGGAAAGAAATTGGCCGACGAAGCTCGGAGCAGAAGTGACCGGGCCCAGGAGATCTCGAATGAGTTTGGAGTGGCTGCCATAAGATTCTACTTCTCCATGCTGCCCAATGAGCTGCATAATCTGGTCAAGGATAACGACTTGGATGa CAACAATTTACCTACCACAAACCTGTTTGAACTGAAAGAAGAGATCTACAAGCCCCGGCTGCAATACACGACTCAGAAGCTGAATGAGATCCTCGAGAGTTTGCTCAATCAGCGAACCATGAAAATGGATGCGTCCTATGCAGGAGAT gTCGTCTGGCACAAGGACACCAAGCCCACACATGCCGATATCCTGGCATTCGACATTCAACGAGGCAGGGATCATGGCCTGCAGCCTTATCACAAGTACTTTGAAATCTGCAGTCTACGTAGACCCGTTACTAGCTGGAAAGACTTTGAAGGCTTTATTCCCAATGAT gTTTTGGAAAAGCTGAAAACCATCTACTCCAGCTGGACAGATATCGATCTGATTGTGGGTGGCATTTCTGAGCGTCCTGTCAGCGGAGCTATTGGTCGCACCTTTAGCTGCATATTGG GCGAACAATTCTGGAATGTGCATCAGCAGCATCGGCAACAATCGGACCACAAGCACGACTCTCTCCTCAACGAATATCGCCATTTCAATGGCTCCAAGCTTCTGTGTCTGAACTCTGATGTGAGAGCTGTTCCCCAGAATATCTTCCAGTTGCCATCCGCCAG CAATCAACTGGTTGCCTGCGACGATGTGGTCTAA
- the Sf3a1 gene encoding splicing factor 3A subunit 1 — protein sequence MPALDAEATEDQFSNDQSKPMSGPIVGIIYPPPEVRNIVDKTASFVARNGPEFEARIRQNELGNPKFNFLNGGDPYHAYYRHKVNEFREGNDAGITAVAGMKALAVSSAAQQRQQELLKQVVEQQFVPKDPPPEFEFIADPPSISALDLDIVKLTAQFVARNGRQFLTNLMSREQRNFQFDFLRPQHSLFQYFTKLLEQYTKVLIPPKDLLGKLRTESAPGRASMNQVLENVKYRANWQRHQEAQRRREEEKIERERVAYAQIDWHDFVVVETVDYQPFESGNFPPPTNPDEVGARVLMEERLMEEEGDTEMQIESDDDDDAHVPSHLESGLKLSQMENRVGIQMKNVSSYGQPTGAKRDNTQVQDMDEASSDEDTPTTKLQPSVAPMLPPTHDKVVVKKYDPKATQPKPAPMPTDEYLISPITGEKIPASKVSEHMRIGLLDPRWVEQRDKHTVEKINQDNVFAAGTAIEASLKQLAERRTDIFGVGDEETVIGKKLGEEETKKDDRVTWDGHTSSVEAATRAARANITLEEQIHQIHKVKGLLPDEEKEKIGPKPVGNKATLSAPPQPSTRSQTSHSSQSQHHQGGGGGGGHHGHHSMHHHHPPQQHPQAPQHPPHHHPQQPTQPVMALMQLRPPMMQPPYGAGSGGYMGMQSGGPPQQLAPAPPVELIEEEPPAKKLRSEDNLIPEADFIASHKSPVTIQVQVPNSDKSEWKLNGQMIAVTMALSEPITNLKTKLQDETGMPPAKQKIFYEGMFFKDSNTMAFYNLVNGTTVHLQVKERGGRKK from the exons ATGCCAGCTTTAGACGCGGAAGCCACCGAGGACCAGTTCAGCAATGACCAATCCAAGCCGATGTCCGGGCCCATTGTCGGCATCATCTATCCGCCGCCGGAAGTCAGAA ATATCGTTGACAAGACCGCCAGCTTCGTGGCCCGCAATGGACCGGAGTTTGAGGCCCGTATCCGGCAGAACGAGTTGGGCAACCCGAAGTTTAATTTCCTGAATGGAGGCGATCCCTACCACGCCTACTACCGACACAAGGTCAACGAGTTTCGCGAGGGCAATG ATGCCGGTATCACGGCCGTGGCCGGTATGAAAGCGCTGGCGGTGTCCAGTGCCGcccagcagcgccagcaggaACTCTTGAAGCAGGTGGTGGAGCAGCAGTTTGTGCCCAAAGACCCACCGCcggaatttgaatttatcGCCGATCCGCCATCCATTTCGGCTTTGGATTT GGACATTGTGAAGCTAACAGCTCAGTTTGTGGCCCGTAATGGCCGCCAGTTCCTGACCAATCTGATGAGCCGCGAGCAGCGCAACTTCCAGTTTGATTTTCTCCGTCCCCAGCACTCGCTCTTTCAATACTTCACCAAGCTGCTGGAACAGTACACCAAGGTGCTGATCCCGCCCAAGGATCTCCTGGGCAAGCTACGGACGGAGAGTGCTCCGGGCAGGGCCAGCATGAACCAGGTTTTGGAGAACGTCAAATACCGGGCCAACTGGCAGCGCCACCAGGAGGCACAGCGTCGCCGCGAGGAGGAGAAGATTGAACGGGAGCGCGTAGCTTACGCCCAGATCGATTGGCACGACTTTGTGGTGGTGGAGACGGTGGACTATCAGCCCTTCGAGTCCGGCAACTTCCCGCCGCCCACAAATCCAGACGAGGTGGGTGCCCGCGTGCTAATGGAGGAGCGTCTTATGGAAGAGGAGGGCGACACCGAGATGCAGATTGAATcggatgacgatgacgacgccCATGTGCCCAGTCACTTGGAGAGCGGCCTTAAGCTTTCGCAGATGGAGAACCGTGTGGGCATTCAGATGAAGAACGTGTCCTCCTACGGTCAGCCGACAGGTGCCAAGCGCGACAATACCCAGGTGCAAGACATGGACGAGGCCTCCAGCGACGAGGATACTCCGACGACCAAGCTGCAGCCCTCGGTGGCGCCCATGCTGCCCCCCACTCACGACAAGGTGGTGGTCAAGAAATACGATCCCAAAGCCACGCAACCCAAGCCGGCGCCGATGCCCACGGACGAGTACCTCATCTCACCGATCACGGGCGAGAAGATTCCGGCCTCCAAGGTCTCGGAGCATATGCGCATCGGTCTGCTGGATCCACGCTGGGTGGAGCAGCGCGACAAGCACACCGTGGAGAAAATCAATCAGGACAACGTTTTTGCTGCGGGTACTGCGATCGAGGCGAGTCTCAAGCAATTGGCCGAACGTCGTACCGATATCTTCGGTGTGGGTGACGAGGAGACGGTTATTGGCAAGAAGCTGGGCGAGGAGGAGACCAAGAAGGACGATCGCGTGACCTGGGACGGCCACACGTCCAGCGTGGAGGCCGCAACGCGTGCGGCCAGAGCGAATATCACGTTGGAAGAACAAATCCACCAAATCCACAAGGTCAAGGGTCTGCTGCCGGacgaggagaaggagaagattGGGCCCAAGCCGGTGGGCAACAAGGCCACGCTATCGGCCCCACCGCAGCCATCGACCAGGTCTCAGACCAGTCACTCCAGCCAGAGCCAACACCATCaaggtggcggcggcggcggtggtcaCCACGGCCATCACAGCATGCACCATCATCATCCGCCGCAGCAGCATCCGCAGGCGCCACAGCATCCGCCCCACCATCATCCGCAGCAGCCAACGCAACCTGTAATGGCGCTCATGCAGCTGCGTCCGCCCATGATGC AACCACCCTATGGAGCTGGCAGTGGGGGCTACATGGGCATGCAGTCGGGTGGTCCACCCCAACAGCTGGCACCAGCTCCGCCGGTTGAGTTAATTGAGGAAGAGCCGCCAGCCAAAAAGCTGCGTTCCGAGGATAACCTCATACCAGAGGCGGACTTTATTGCCTCGCACAAG AGCCCCGTAACTATTCAGGTTCAAGTGCCCAATTCTGACAAATCCGAATGGAAGCTGAATGGCCAAATGATAGCCGTAACCATGGCCCTTTCTGAACCCATTACCAACCTCAAGACGAAGCTTCAGGATGAGACTGGTATGCCTCCGGCCAAGCAAAAGATCTTCTACGAG GGCATGTTCTTCAAGGACAGCAACACGATGGCTTTCTACAATCTCGTGAACGGAACCACAGTGCATTTACAGGTCAAGGAGCGTGGTGGCCGCAAGAAGTAG
- the LOC108071447 gene encoding xylulose kinase — protein sequence MGPQQLKRAFLGFDLSTQKLKAILLNSCLEVVASAEVKFDSDLPEFRTVGGANPGPNKNEFFVQPVMWVKAMDIVLDRLVMQEADLSTVAAISGSGQQHGSLYWSKHGIAALENLDPDKFLHSQIDDSAFVVNRTPIWMDASTTKQCVEMETAIGGHLDMVELTGSKCYERFTGPQIRKIYQQRTHAYEDAQRISLVSSFLASLFLGAVAPIDFSDGSGMNLLDIRQKNWSKACLNACAPDLEERLGQAVSPNAIVGSVSEYFVKRFSFPADCKVVACTGDNPSALAGMLVDSNWLSISLGTSDTLMMSMKEPLNWEEGHVLCHPTETDEYMGLLCFRNGSLVREEVNKTEAGGDWQKFNELLESTPRGNFGNMAVHFNEMEIIPKAKGTLRWNKDSMPHPADAAKGVIKFSSPEIEIRALIEGQMLHHRAVAEDMGFHFGNETQILATGGASVNKSILQTIADVFNAPVHIQTESEAALMGAAFRAAYVLYRNELSEGTTPLSYKDYVLSLTPNKLQLVCEPHKDSADIYAHMLLRYRDMARTLA from the exons CTCAAAGCCATCCTTCTTAACTCTTGTCTGGAGGTGGTAGCCTCGGCGGAAGTGAAATTCGACAGCGATTTGCCAGAGTTCCGGACCGTGGGTGGAGCCAATCCAGGACCCAACAAGAATGA GTTCTTTGTGCAGCCCGTGATGTGGGTAAAGGCAATGGACATTGTCCTGGATCGCCTGGTGATGCAGGAAGCTGACCTGAGCACCGTGGCGGCCATCAGTGGCTCTGGACAGCAGCATGGATCCTTATACTGGTCCAAGCACGGTATTGCCGCGCTGGAGAACCTTGATCCCGACAAGTTCCTGCACTCACAAATTGACGACTCCGCCTTTGTCGTGAACCGTACTCCCATTTGGATGGACGCCTCTACCACGAAACAGTGCGTGGAAATGGAGACGGCCATTGGGGGCCACCTCGATATGGTGGAGCTGACGGGCTCCAAATGCTACGAGCGTTTCACGGGTCCGCAGATCCGGAAGATTTACCAGCAACGCACGCACGCCTACGAGGACGCCCAACGAATCTCACTGGTCAGCAGCTTCCTGGCCTCGCTCTTTCTCGGCGCCGTGGCTCCCATTGACTTTAGCGATGGCTCCGGAATGAATCTGCTGGACATCCGCCAGAAAAACTGGTCGAAGGCCTGCCTGAATGCCTGTGCCCCTGATCTGGAAGAACGTCTGGGTCAAGCTGTCAGTCCCAATGCGATTGTGGGCTCCGTTTCCGAGTACTTTGTGAAGCGCTTCAGCTTCCCGGCTGATTGCAAAGTAGTGGCCTGCACGGGTGACAATCCCTCGGCTTTGGCTGGCATGCTGGTGGATAGCAATTGGCTAAGCATTTCTCTTGGAACCAGCGACACGCTAATGATGAGCATGAAGGAACCCCTCAACTGGGAGGAGGGCCATGTGCTATGCCACCCAACCGAGACAGATGAATACATGGGACTGCTATG ttttagaaaTGGGTCTTTGGTCCGCGAGGAAGTTAACAAGACGGAGGCCGGCGGAGATTGGCAAAAATTCAACGAACTTCTCGAGTCCACGCCACGTGGAAACTTTGGCAACATGGCCGTTCACTTTAACGAAATGGAAATTATTCCCAAGGCAAAGGGCACACTGCGTTGGAATAAGGATAGCATGCCCCACCCAGCGGACGCCGCCAAGGGCGTTATCAA ATTCAGCTCACCTGAAATTGAAATTCGTGCCTTAATTGAGGGCCAGATGTTGCACCATCGCGCAGTTGCCGAAGACATGGGCTTCCATTTTGGAAACGAGACTCAAATCCTTGCCACTGGCGGGGCATCTGTCAATAAATCAATCCTTCAAACCATCGCCGATGTGTTTAATGCCCCCGTCCATATCCag ACTGAGAGTGAGGCCGCCCTGATGGGAGCTGCCTTTAGAGCCGCCTATGTTCTCTACAGAAACGAACTGAGTGAGGGGACTACCCCGCTTAGTTACAAGGACTACGTCCTGAGTCTGACGCCCAACAAGCTGCAGCTCGTCTGTGAGCCACACAAGGACAGTGCAGACATCTATGCTCACATGCTGCTGCGATATCGCGATATGGCGCGAACTCTGGCCTAG